A window from Fibrobacter sp. encodes these proteins:
- a CDS encoding D-alanine--D-alanine ligase gives MSRLRVLVLMGGPSTEHDVSVVSGTGVVRAMDPERYNIHPVLIDKDGTWHWSARELSPYQKDNFSVNYFRSLEGTAACTKKSPALSELPAADIAFLALHGKWGEDGHIQAMLENWNIPYTGCGLLASALAMDKVKSKEIYKANGIPTPPYRVIWKHDFTGDTLVSVADELGFPLVIKDPLGGSSIGIGIAKDMDEAGKIVQDLFKDSNRLLCEKFIAGGEASCGYIEGEKPLPPTEMRMTTREYFDYEAKYNGECKEVTPAEFPEDLTKRIQELVKNAHYALGGAGYSRTDVRITKDGELFAIETNTLPGMTPTSLLPQQAACNGITYSQLIDMIIDKSLTIKR, from the coding sequence ATGTCCCGCTTACGCGTTTTGGTCCTGATGGGTGGTCCGTCCACCGAACATGATGTTTCCGTAGTCAGCGGCACCGGTGTGGTGCGCGCCATGGACCCGGAACGCTACAACATCCATCCCGTTTTGATCGACAAGGACGGCACCTGGCACTGGTCCGCCCGCGAACTTTCCCCCTACCAGAAGGACAACTTCTCGGTCAACTACTTCCGCAGCCTCGAAGGCACGGCCGCCTGCACCAAGAAGTCCCCGGCTCTTTCCGAGCTCCCCGCCGCCGATATCGCATTCCTGGCACTCCACGGCAAATGGGGCGAAGACGGCCACATCCAGGCCATGCTCGAAAACTGGAACATCCCGTACACCGGCTGCGGTCTCCTCGCATCGGCCCTCGCGATGGACAAGGTAAAATCCAAGGAAATCTACAAGGCGAACGGCATTCCTACCCCGCCGTACCGCGTCATCTGGAAGCATGACTTTACGGGCGATACGCTCGTTTCCGTCGCCGACGAACTCGGATTCCCGCTGGTGATCAAGGACCCGCTGGGCGGCTCTTCCATCGGCATCGGCATCGCGAAGGACATGGACGAAGCCGGCAAGATCGTGCAGGACCTGTTCAAGGATTCCAACCGCCTGCTGTGCGAAAAGTTTATCGCCGGCGGCGAAGCGAGCTGCGGCTACATCGAAGGCGAAAAGCCGCTCCCGCCCACCGAAATGCGCATGACGACGCGCGAATACTTCGACTACGAGGCCAAGTACAACGGCGAATGCAAGGAAGTGACGCCGGCAGAATTCCCGGAAGACCTGACCAAGCGCATCCAGGAACTCGTGAAGAACGCCCACTACGCCCTCGGCGGCGCGGGCTACAGCCGTACCGACGTGCGCATCACGAAGGACGGCGAACTGTTCGCCATCGAGACGAATACGCTCCCGGGCATGACCCCGACATCGCTCCTGCCGCAGCAGGCCGCCTGCAACGGCATCACGTACAGCCAGCTCATCGACATGATTATCGACAAGAGCCTCACCATCAAGAGGTAG
- a CDS encoding DUF4230 domain-containing protein codes for MKQAFKIALLLIIAFATIVTTVFIVKKLSSPDSSGVKITSAFVEHQISEISELATLHHHYRKNANYQDAKKLLEYMPEWWINQSIKEFVLVYEGDVKLGYDLKDIKINVEPVTRTIFIYLPEPKILSHSIDFESIKVLWEKSGWLNNIKFEDFKRFFIAEQKKYEQENIDELKRRAREHAMHIILLYLGSAVKLAEIDENAQKSFVDRWLHPNDGYHITIESK; via the coding sequence ATGAAACAGGCGTTTAAAATAGCATTACTGCTCATTATTGCTTTTGCAACGATAGTTACAACCGTTTTTATCGTAAAGAAGCTGAGTTCGCCCGATTCCAGTGGGGTAAAAATTACGAGCGCGTTCGTGGAACATCAAATCAGCGAAATCTCGGAATTGGCAACCCTGCACCACCACTACCGCAAGAACGCGAACTACCAGGACGCCAAGAAACTCCTGGAGTATATGCCCGAATGGTGGATTAACCAGTCCATAAAGGAGTTTGTTCTGGTATACGAGGGCGACGTGAAGCTCGGTTACGACCTGAAGGATATCAAGATTAATGTCGAACCTGTCACGAGGACCATATTTATCTACCTTCCCGAGCCGAAAATCCTGAGCCACAGCATCGATTTTGAGAGCATCAAGGTCTTGTGGGAAAAGAGCGGCTGGCTCAACAACATCAAGTTCGAGGACTTCAAGCGGTTCTTTATCGCCGAACAGAAAAAGTACGAACAAGAGAATATCGACGAGCTGAAACGCAGGGCTCGTGAACACGCCATGCATATCATTCTGCTCTATCTCGGTTCCGCCGTCAAGCTGGCCGAAATCGACGAAAACGCCCAGAAATCCTTTGTCGATCGATGGCTACACCCCAACGACGGGTATCATATAACGATAGAGTCGAAGTAG
- a CDS encoding InlB B-repeat-containing protein, which yields MRHVLYCLLASFFIAAPAFAINQGDTVYIDYDLQGGVNNPDNRSFIIYDKTSSVVYDLFAPTKDGAEFLGWYTTKTTPLADNFKKKALYPFDTPNNASGKLKLHARWGVVSKEPEKDDAGCLLIHNAAELYGAANILDTLRTQVCIFIEDDIVVNENVLASDGFANTGDYYWWKPFKILNGVIEGNGHTISGLYGNVGLVEMIDYYPAVIQNLGIKDSYFSGENPGAFVSNIQQGKLKLKNVYSTATVVGTNGYVGGLVGYADMRGDLCLDPAAPDPEPDRNPAAYSSFDDMNHFYMQIENSYSTGYLMGQQGGGLVGIADNILVKNSFYNGKIDITEKFSGIGLQLEKLCQLLSARDVSIKNVFYPGNYTNEGFKGTPASATEFSNGTVLKKLKDSTEIPIWVQNTGDAYPKLSGAFYDITYRLHGGTNPSNPGYYTPKQEVALKPAVKENDVFEGWFLDTNFTKPAQKIPSTAEGNQKYFARWESGYSITYVNDGNYKYVWKKNPTYRYADSSTYVLNEPTKDGYTFEGWFTDSTFKTRVTELLQGNKDDIVLIGKWNDGTVNIRKAVAPVPFKLDRARKYDIKGRSPKSRPNYGVYF from the coding sequence GTGAGACACGTCTTATATTGCCTTTTAGCTAGCTTTTTTATCGCAGCGCCGGCCTTCGCCATTAATCAAGGCGATACCGTCTATATCGATTATGACCTGCAGGGTGGCGTAAACAATCCGGATAACCGCTCCTTCATTATATACGACAAGACAAGCTCCGTTGTGTATGACCTGTTTGCTCCTACCAAGGATGGCGCAGAATTTTTGGGCTGGTATACGACGAAAACCACACCTCTTGCCGATAACTTCAAGAAGAAAGCTCTTTACCCATTTGACACGCCCAATAATGCTTCCGGAAAATTGAAACTCCATGCGCGCTGGGGTGTCGTTTCGAAGGAACCCGAGAAAGACGATGCTGGCTGCTTGCTGATTCACAATGCGGCCGAACTTTACGGGGCTGCAAACATACTCGATACACTAAGAACGCAAGTCTGTATTTTCATCGAAGACGATATCGTCGTCAACGAGAACGTGCTCGCGTCCGATGGTTTTGCAAACACGGGCGATTACTACTGGTGGAAACCGTTTAAAATACTTAACGGCGTCATCGAGGGGAACGGCCACACCATCTCGGGCCTGTATGGCAATGTGGGCCTGGTTGAAATGATTGATTATTACCCTGCAGTTATCCAGAATCTTGGAATTAAGGATTCGTATTTCAGCGGTGAAAACCCGGGCGCTTTTGTGTCTAACATTCAACAGGGAAAACTTAAACTCAAGAATGTATATAGCACGGCGACCGTGGTCGGCACAAATGGCTATGTAGGTGGGCTTGTGGGTTACGCCGATATGCGAGGCGATTTATGCCTAGACCCGGCCGCACCGGACCCCGAACCGGACCGAAACCCCGCAGCTTATAGCTCCTTTGACGATATGAACCATTTTTACATGCAGATAGAAAACTCCTATTCTACCGGATACCTGATGGGTCAGCAAGGTGGCGGCCTTGTAGGTATCGCCGACAATATTCTGGTCAAGAATTCCTTCTACAATGGGAAAATCGACATAACGGAGAAGTTTTCGGGTATTGGCCTGCAACTTGAGAAATTGTGCCAGCTTCTCTCGGCACGCGACGTGTCTATAAAAAACGTATTCTATCCAGGCAATTACACGAATGAAGGCTTCAAGGGCACACCCGCATCTGCTACGGAATTTTCCAACGGGACGGTCTTGAAAAAACTGAAGGACTCGACCGAAATTCCCATATGGGTGCAGAACACCGGAGATGCCTACCCGAAACTGAGCGGCGCATTTTACGACATCACGTACAGATTGCATGGCGGCACAAATCCCTCCAACCCAGGCTACTATACGCCCAAGCAAGAGGTCGCCCTGAAGCCCGCGGTGAAGGAGAACGATGTGTTCGAAGGCTGGTTCCTCGACACGAACTTCACGAAGCCCGCGCAAAAGATTCCCTCTACAGCGGAAGGCAACCAGAAGTATTTCGCCCGTTGGGAAAGCGGCTATTCCATCACCTACGTGAATGACGGCAATTACAAGTACGTATGGAAAAAGAATCCGACCTACCGCTATGCGGATTCTTCCACGTATGTCCTAAACGAGCCCACGAAGGATGGCTATACGTTCGAAGGCTGGTTTACGGATTCGACATTCAAGACCCGCGTGACAGAACTTCTCCAGGGCAACAAGGATGACATCGTCCTGATCGGCAAGTGGAATGACGGAACGGTCAATATCCGCAAGGCTGTCGCCCCGGTCCCGTTCAAACTAGACCGCGCCCGCAAATACGACATAAAGGGCCGCAGCCCGAAATCGCGCCCCAACTACGGCGTTTACTTTTAG
- the tgt gene encoding tRNA guanosine(34) transglycosylase Tgt produces MILNNNPFELIKTSDRSKARRGRLHTAHGDIETPIFMPVGTLASVKGLSARDLCEMEAQIILANTYHLYLRPGTKLIAEAGGVQKFMGWNGPMLTDSGGFQVWSLKDFRHITEDGVEFQSLLDGSRHKFTPESVMQAQREIGADIIMAFDECTPYPSTPEEAEHSLDLTLKWTRRAMDWLAENPPLHGYPQYFFGIVQGGMHKELRKKSIEALKELAPDGYAMGGLSVGEPVETMYEIADFCTNYLPEDRARYVMGVGTPWNLLSLVARGVDMFDCILPAKNAQDGLVYTSRGVLRYKGAKFAHQHDIPLDPDCDCYCCRNYSRSYLRHLFKSKEPLGWTLSTIHNLHFYLKLMKDARAHIEAGDFEEWSAEMIPRLQQDAS; encoded by the coding sequence ATGATTTTGAACAACAACCCCTTTGAACTCATAAAGACAAGCGACCGCAGCAAGGCTAGGCGGGGGAGGCTCCATACGGCCCACGGCGACATCGAAACGCCGATTTTTATGCCCGTGGGGACGCTTGCGAGCGTGAAGGGGCTCTCGGCGCGTGACCTGTGCGAAATGGAAGCGCAGATTATCCTCGCGAACACGTACCACCTGTACCTGCGTCCGGGCACAAAGCTTATCGCAGAGGCGGGCGGCGTGCAGAAGTTTATGGGCTGGAACGGCCCGATGCTTACCGACAGCGGCGGATTCCAGGTGTGGAGCCTCAAGGACTTCCGCCACATTACCGAAGACGGCGTGGAATTCCAGAGCCTGCTCGACGGCAGCCGCCACAAGTTCACTCCCGAATCGGTGATGCAGGCCCAGCGCGAAATCGGGGCCGACATCATCATGGCCTTTGACGAATGCACGCCGTACCCGAGCACGCCCGAGGAGGCGGAACACTCCCTCGACCTCACGCTCAAATGGACCCGCAGGGCAATGGACTGGCTTGCAGAAAACCCGCCTCTTCACGGCTACCCACAATATTTTTTCGGGATTGTCCAGGGCGGCATGCACAAGGAATTGCGCAAGAAATCCATCGAGGCGCTCAAGGAACTCGCTCCCGATGGTTACGCGATGGGCGGGCTCTCCGTAGGCGAACCCGTCGAGACCATGTACGAGATTGCGGACTTCTGCACGAACTACCTGCCCGAAGACCGCGCCCGCTACGTGATGGGGGTGGGCACGCCTTGGAACCTGCTTTCGCTTGTTGCCCGCGGGGTCGACATGTTCGACTGCATTTTGCCGGCGAAAAATGCGCAGGACGGGCTCGTTTACACCAGCAGGGGAGTGCTGCGCTACAAGGGCGCGAAATTTGCGCACCAGCACGATATCCCGCTCGATCCGGATTGCGACTGCTACTGCTGCCGCAATTACAGCCGTTCTTACCTGCGCCACCTTTTCAAAAGCAAGGAACCACTCGGCTGGACGCTCTCTACCATACACAACTTGCATTTTTACCTGAAGCTTATGAAAGACGCCCGCGCCCATATTGAAGCCGGCGATTTCGAGGAATGGTCCGCCGAAATGATTCCCAGGCTCCAGCAAGACGCAAGCTAA
- a CDS encoding DNA gyrase/topoisomerase IV subunit A encodes MDEEQKTLGLSNVNHLEKLYNGWFLDYASYTILDRAVPYFEDGLKPVQRRILHTMYEMNDGSFHKVAGIVGDTMHYHPHGDSSIYTALVNMGQKDLLIEPQGNWGNPLTGDEAAAPRYIEGKLSEFALEVMFNPETTEWIPNYDGRSKEPVTLPAKFPILLAQGVDGIAVGLSTTILPHNFKELCQASIDYLRGRKFTLYPDFFTGGIIDVSEYNDGERGGRLKVRARIEKLDNKTLVIRELPFGTTTDSLIDSIVAANDKGKIKIKQIVDHTTENVEIQIHLQAGSDPQVVMDALYAFTDCQTTLAANSCVIIDKKPRFSNTTELLKLSTDHTVKLLDWELDNQLKHLQDQWHMTSLEKIFIEKEVYEVIKKAKTHEEMVQLIDEGLKPYVRKLRREVTREEILKLAEIPVRRISRFDRKKADELLEELDRKIEEVNYNKEHLTDYAVNYFKNIMKKYGEGRDRRTEIAEFGQVSAVHVALANQKLYVNRKEGFLGTGMKKEEYLFDVSEYDDLIVFKADGSFKVVKVSDKDFVGKNIVLVEKFNKDDERHIYNVIHQDGKEGTAYIKRFNVGGVTRDKDYFMGKNKPGSRLLYLSSNMNGEAEVVEVTLKPRPRTKLNFEVDFSSIEVKGRGAMGNIVTKYPVKSVKRIRKGVSTLGARVLYFDAPSGLISTQKKGDRIGEFGEKDKILIVKENGTARVHDMADPILVGSGVKYVHKFDPTQVFTILYFEGGNFNYMVKRFNLEGCPMTTEFSLISDHKDSQLIEFFATEDARQLMEYQVGREVQKEELDLTEVAEIKSYKALGSKFTAKKVKRTSRISPPDAFDDGASEDSGEPEDPTLF; translated from the coding sequence ATGGACGAAGAACAGAAAACATTGGGACTTTCGAACGTAAACCACCTGGAAAAGCTTTACAACGGCTGGTTCCTGGACTATGCGAGCTATACTATCCTGGACCGCGCCGTCCCCTACTTCGAGGATGGCCTCAAGCCGGTGCAGCGCCGCATTCTCCACACGATGTACGAGATGAACGACGGGAGTTTCCACAAGGTGGCGGGCATCGTGGGCGACACCATGCACTACCACCCGCACGGCGACTCCTCCATCTACACGGCCCTCGTGAACATGGGCCAGAAGGACCTGCTTATCGAACCGCAGGGTAACTGGGGTAACCCCCTGACCGGCGACGAGGCCGCCGCCCCGCGTTATATCGAAGGCAAGCTCAGCGAATTTGCGCTCGAGGTGATGTTCAACCCCGAGACCACGGAATGGATCCCGAACTACGACGGACGTTCCAAGGAACCGGTGACGCTTCCCGCGAAATTCCCGATTCTGTTGGCGCAGGGCGTGGACGGCATCGCGGTGGGCCTTTCCACCACCATCCTCCCCCATAACTTCAAGGAACTTTGCCAGGCGAGCATCGACTACCTGCGCGGCCGTAAGTTCACGCTGTACCCGGACTTCTTTACCGGCGGCATCATCGACGTGAGCGAATACAACGACGGCGAACGCGGTGGACGCCTCAAGGTGCGCGCCCGCATCGAAAAGCTCGACAACAAGACGCTCGTCATCCGCGAACTGCCCTTCGGCACCACCACCGACAGCCTTATCGACTCCATCGTGGCGGCAAACGACAAGGGCAAAATCAAGATCAAGCAGATTGTGGACCACACCACCGAAAACGTGGAAATCCAGATCCACCTGCAGGCGGGTTCCGATCCGCAGGTCGTGATGGACGCGCTTTACGCGTTTACCGACTGCCAGACGACCCTTGCCGCGAACAGTTGCGTGATTATCGACAAGAAGCCGCGTTTCAGCAACACGACTGAACTCCTGAAGCTCAGCACCGACCATACAGTGAAGCTTTTGGACTGGGAACTTGACAACCAGCTCAAGCACCTGCAAGACCAGTGGCACATGACGAGCCTCGAGAAGATATTCATTGAGAAGGAAGTCTACGAGGTCATCAAGAAGGCGAAGACCCACGAAGAGATGGTCCAGCTGATTGACGAAGGCTTGAAGCCCTATGTGCGCAAGCTCCGCCGCGAAGTGACCCGCGAAGAAATCCTCAAGCTCGCCGAAATTCCGGTCCGCCGCATCAGCCGCTTTGACCGCAAGAAGGCCGACGAACTGCTCGAAGAACTCGACCGCAAGATCGAGGAAGTGAACTACAACAAGGAACACCTCACCGACTACGCCGTGAACTACTTCAAGAACATCATGAAGAAGTACGGCGAAGGTCGCGACCGCCGCACAGAAATCGCGGAATTCGGCCAGGTGAGCGCCGTGCACGTGGCTCTTGCCAACCAGAAGCTCTACGTGAACCGCAAGGAAGGCTTCCTGGGCACGGGCATGAAGAAGGAAGAATACCTCTTCGACGTGTCCGAATACGACGACCTCATCGTATTCAAGGCCGACGGCAGCTTCAAGGTCGTGAAGGTCTCCGACAAGGACTTCGTGGGCAAGAATATCGTGCTCGTCGAGAAGTTCAACAAGGACGACGAACGCCATATCTACAATGTGATCCACCAGGACGGCAAGGAAGGCACGGCCTACATCAAGCGCTTCAACGTGGGTGGCGTAACCCGTGACAAGGACTACTTCATGGGTAAGAACAAGCCCGGTAGCCGCCTCTTGTACCTTTCCAGCAACATGAACGGCGAAGCCGAAGTCGTGGAAGTGACGCTCAAGCCGCGCCCGCGCACCAAACTCAACTTCGAAGTGGACTTCAGCTCCATCGAGGTGAAGGGCCGCGGCGCCATGGGCAATATCGTCACCAAGTACCCGGTCAAGAGCGTGAAGCGCATCCGCAAGGGCGTGAGCACCCTCGGTGCCCGCGTGCTCTACTTCGACGCCCCCAGCGGCCTCATCAGCACGCAGAAGAAGGGCGACCGCATCGGCGAATTCGGCGAGAAGGACAAGATCCTTATCGTGAAGGAGAACGGTACGGCCCGCGTGCACGACATGGCGGACCCGATTCTCGTGGGTAGCGGCGTGAAATACGTCCACAAGTTCGACCCCACGCAGGTCTTTACCATCCTCTACTTCGAGGGCGGCAACTTCAACTACATGGTGAAGCGCTTCAACTTGGAAGGCTGCCCCATGACGACAGAATTCAGCCTCATCAGCGACCACAAGGATTCGCAGCTGATTGAATTCTTCGCCACCGAGGACGCACGCCAGCTCATGGAATACCAGGTGGGCCGCGAAGTCCAGAAGGAAGAACTCGACCTCACGGAAGTCGCCGAAATCAAGAGCTACAAGGCGCTCGGCAGCAAGTTCACCGCCAAGAAGGTGAAGCGCACGAGCCGCATCAGCCCGCCGGACGCCTTCGACGACGGCGCAAGCGAAGATAGCGGCGAGCCCGAAGACCCGACGCTGTTCTAA
- a CDS encoding DNA topoisomerase IV subunit B: MAVKYDKDSIKTLDWYEHIRLRPGMYIGKLGDGQSPDDGIYVLAKEVIDNSIDEFAMGAGKKIEIDMEDHSCRVRDYGRGIPLEKVIDCVSKMNTGGKYDSEAFQKSVGMNGVGTKAVNALSTKFIVQSFRDGKVKRAEFSKGILVKDFKIAPTNEKNGTEIYFEPDNELFKNFRFLPAYMEEKIWNYAYLNNGLTLVMNGKDYNSPNGLLDLLHSRTDDTIRYEVIHCKGKDLEFAITHSNVEGEHYFSFVNGQHTTQGGTHQAAFREGLVKGVRDHFKKEFDASDVRNCIIGAISVRIQEPVFESQTKTKLGSTTTAPNGPALRTWIVDFVARELDNYLHKNEDTAKKLLERITQNEKLRKELAGVKKLANERAKKANLNNKKLRDCSVHLTDAKNPLKSETMIFITEGNSASGTITTARNPKTQAVFSLRGKPKNSYGLSKKIVYENEEWNLLQAALNIENGLEDLRYDKVIIATDADVDGMHIRLLVMTFFLQFFPELVQEKHLYILQAPLFRVRNRKDKKKTFYCYDEEERDNAAKEINKKDLEITRFKGLGEMDSEDFKLLIGENMHLETVTMPNDASLGKLLEYYMGKNTQARQDYIVENLRTEAVEEL; this comes from the coding sequence ATGGCTGTAAAATACGATAAGGACAGCATCAAGACTCTAGATTGGTACGAACACATTAGGCTCCGCCCCGGTATGTACATCGGCAAGCTGGGCGACGGCCAGAGCCCCGACGACGGTATCTACGTTCTCGCGAAGGAAGTCATCGACAACTCCATCGACGAGTTCGCCATGGGCGCGGGCAAGAAGATTGAAATCGACATGGAAGACCACAGCTGCCGCGTGCGCGACTACGGCCGCGGCATCCCGCTCGAAAAGGTCATCGACTGCGTGTCGAAGATGAATACGGGCGGCAAGTACGACTCCGAAGCCTTCCAGAAGTCCGTCGGCATGAACGGCGTGGGTACCAAGGCGGTGAACGCCCTTTCCACCAAGTTTATCGTACAAAGTTTCCGCGACGGCAAGGTCAAGCGCGCCGAATTCAGCAAGGGCATTTTGGTAAAGGATTTCAAGATTGCCCCGACAAACGAGAAAAACGGCACCGAAATCTATTTCGAACCCGATAACGAGCTGTTCAAGAACTTCCGCTTCCTCCCCGCCTACATGGAAGAGAAGATCTGGAACTACGCCTACCTGAACAACGGGCTCACGCTGGTGATGAACGGCAAGGATTACAATAGCCCCAACGGGCTCTTGGACCTGCTCCACAGCCGCACCGACGATACTATCCGCTACGAGGTCATCCACTGCAAGGGCAAGGACCTGGAATTCGCCATCACCCACTCCAACGTGGAAGGCGAGCACTACTTCAGCTTCGTGAACGGCCAGCACACCACCCAGGGCGGCACCCACCAGGCGGCTTTCCGCGAGGGTCTCGTGAAGGGCGTGCGCGACCACTTCAAGAAGGAATTCGACGCCTCCGACGTGCGCAACTGCATTATCGGGGCGATTTCCGTGCGCATCCAGGAACCGGTTTTCGAATCGCAGACCAAGACGAAGCTCGGTAGCACCACCACGGCCCCGAACGGCCCCGCGCTCCGCACCTGGATCGTGGATTTCGTGGCCCGCGAGCTCGACAACTACCTGCACAAGAACGAAGATACGGCCAAGAAGCTCCTGGAACGCATCACGCAGAACGAAAAACTGCGCAAGGAACTGGCCGGCGTCAAGAAACTGGCCAACGAACGCGCCAAGAAGGCGAACCTCAACAACAAGAAACTCCGCGACTGCAGCGTGCACCTCACCGACGCGAAGAACCCGCTCAAGAGCGAGACGATGATCTTCATTACCGAGGGTAATTCCGCATCGGGTACCATCACGACGGCTCGTAACCCCAAAACCCAGGCGGTGTTCAGCCTGCGCGGTAAGCCGAAGAACAGCTACGGCCTTTCGAAGAAGATCGTGTACGAAAACGAGGAATGGAACCTTTTGCAGGCGGCCCTCAACATCGAAAACGGGCTCGAGGACCTGCGCTACGACAAAGTGATTATCGCGACCGATGCTGACGTGGACGGTATGCACATCCGCCTTCTGGTGATGACGTTCTTCCTGCAGTTCTTCCCGGAACTCGTGCAGGAAAAGCACCTCTACATTCTGCAGGCCCCGCTGTTCCGCGTGCGTAACCGTAAGGACAAGAAAAAGACGTTCTACTGTTACGACGAAGAGGAACGCGACAACGCCGCGAAGGAAATCAACAAGAAAGATTTGGAAATCACGCGCTTCAAAGGCCTCGGTGAAATGGATTCCGAGGACTTCAAGCTGCTCATCGGCGAAAACATGCACCTGGAGACGGTCACCATGCCGAACGACGCCTCCCTGGGCAAGCTCCTGGAATACTACATGGGCAAGAACACGCAGGCCCGCCAGGACTACATCGTCGAAAACCTGCGCACCGAAGCCGTGGAGGAACTCTAG
- a CDS encoding phosphatidylglycerol lysyltransferase domain-containing protein, with protein sequence MLHFRPPEIPDRIAVTSAVAEAGYMGSDASFANIFLLRKKYGTEIALQEGFLFRYYNGQGSRRGYAFPLGADDPRAALALIAQDAAESGRPLEFCLVDEPRAQILRDYFGGQSAAEIAVIRFAENRGDSDYLYSAESLANLPGTTYRKKRNHISRFSRTYANYELREITQENMADALQVEKLWMNNGAAAESSEPCEPSCECEEAAWAERSEDEKSRFAEYCAIEEALQNFEALGMKGAILYVGGKPVGMTMASPIIPGVWDIHFEKVIDEYANDGGYAVINKMFAATLSGARLINREEDIGIEGLRKAKLSYYPLTILDKCHATVLSEGA encoded by the coding sequence ATGCTCCATTTTCGCCCGCCAGAAATTCCAGACCGGATTGCCGTGACAAGCGCGGTGGCCGAAGCGGGTTATATGGGCAGCGATGCCTCTTTCGCAAACATCTTCCTGCTCCGCAAAAAATATGGTACGGAAATCGCGCTGCAAGAGGGGTTCCTGTTCCGCTATTACAACGGGCAGGGTAGCCGCAGGGGGTATGCCTTCCCGCTTGGGGCAGATGACCCGCGGGCAGCGCTGGCGTTAATCGCCCAAGATGCAGCGGAATCAGGCCGGCCTCTGGAATTTTGCCTGGTGGACGAGCCCCGCGCACAGATTTTGCGCGATTATTTCGGTGGGCAATCTGCGGCCGAAATCGCCGTCATCCGTTTTGCGGAGAACCGCGGCGACAGCGATTACCTCTATTCTGCGGAAAGCCTGGCGAACCTACCTGGAACCACCTACCGCAAAAAGCGGAACCACATTTCCAGATTCAGCCGCACCTACGCAAACTACGAACTGCGGGAAATCACCCAGGAAAACATGGCAGATGCCCTGCAGGTGGAAAAGCTCTGGATGAACAACGGGGCTGCGGCGGAATCTTCAGAACCCTGCGAGCCCTCCTGCGAATGCGAAGAGGCCGCATGGGCGGAGCGCTCCGAAGACGAAAAGTCCCGCTTTGCGGAATACTGCGCCATCGAAGAGGCGCTGCAGAACTTCGAAGCGCTCGGCATGAAAGGCGCAATACTTTACGTCGGTGGAAAGCCCGTGGGCATGACCATGGCTTCCCCAATCATTCCCGGCGTGTGGGACATCCATTTCGAGAAAGTCATCGACGAATATGCCAACGACGGCGGCTATGCCGTCATCAACAAGATGTTTGCCGCCACGCTCTCCGGTGCAAGGCTTATCAACCGAGAAGAGGACATCGGGATAGAAGGACTCCGCAAGGCGAAACTCTCATACTACCCGCTGACTATCCTCGACAAGTGCCACGCAACTGTTTTGTCGGAAGGTGCATAA
- the tsaB gene encoding tRNA (adenosine(37)-N6)-threonylcarbamoyltransferase complex dimerization subunit type 1 TsaB — protein sequence MAKTFDIYVDTSRKGISMALATSGQPEGAQAIYEEIVNTEARGEILGESLDTLLKRVGATLDDVKRVMVTLGPGSFSGLRTGVAFCQGLSFSGKRELYGVTTLQALACFAGNAQQSQNPETAVIIRARTGFWYLRLNGEEFFIETPDVVSRIKTAQVKTVVADDAALADETLKATFDALGAKTVRDTGNPLSMWAPLFDTVKPSLIQEANYIQPSYFEKLKA from the coding sequence ATGGCAAAGACTTTTGACATATACGTAGATACTTCCCGAAAGGGCATCTCGATGGCGCTCGCGACAAGCGGACAGCCCGAAGGAGCGCAAGCCATTTACGAGGAAATCGTGAATACGGAAGCCCGCGGGGAAATCCTCGGGGAATCTCTCGACACGCTCCTGAAGCGCGTGGGCGCGACGCTCGACGACGTGAAGCGCGTGATGGTGACGCTCGGGCCGGGCTCGTTCAGCGGGCTTCGCACCGGAGTGGCATTCTGCCAGGGGCTCAGCTTTAGCGGGAAGCGCGAACTTTACGGGGTCACTACCCTGCAGGCGCTCGCATGCTTCGCGGGCAACGCGCAGCAGTCCCAGAATCCCGAGACGGCGGTAATCATCCGCGCTCGCACCGGGTTCTGGTACCTTAGGCTGAACGGCGAAGAATTCTTCATCGAAACGCCCGATGTGGTTTCGCGCATCAAAACCGCGCAGGTCAAAACTGTCGTCGCAGACGATGCCGCACTTGCGGACGAGACCCTGAAGGCGACGTTCGATGCGCTCGGAGCCAAAACCGTACGCGATACGGGCAATCCGCTCAGCATGTGGGCCCCGCTTTTCGATACCGTCAAGCCGTCGCTTATTCAAGAAGCGAACTACATCCAGCCTTCGTACTTCGAGAAGCTCAAGGCATAG